In one window of Henckelia pumila isolate YLH828 chromosome 1, ASM3356847v2, whole genome shotgun sequence DNA:
- the LOC140874604 gene encoding uncharacterized protein: MDFFSNLAKSDESKPTDPDHHQKPDLFGSAKLVAEAAQAQFGNEQSDKYDKAKVASAAADLLGGACDYAKMDETKGVGKYVDQAEDYLRQYGTSHTITTTTTTVADSGGEKTTTVAAASTTVTTEPVKDAAESDAGDYIKKAEGLLNKPSGGEGHGGGGSADFMKMAGDFLHKPSGGGGEEGGAAGFMKMAGDFMKK, translated from the coding sequence ATGGATTTCTTCTCAAACTTAGCTAAATCTGATGAATCCAAGCCCACCGATCCCGATCACCACCAGAAGCCCGACCTCTTCGGCAGCGCCAAGCTGGTAGCGGAGGCGGCGCAAGCCCAGTTCGGCAACGAGCAGTCGGACAAGTACGACAAGGCCAAGGTCGCCTCCGCCGCCGCCGATCTACTCGGCGGTGCATGCGACTACGCCAAGATGGACGAGACCAAGGGGGTTGGGAAGTACGTTGACCAGGCTGAGGATTACCTCCGCCAGTACGGTACTTCTCACACcatcaccaccaccaccaccaccgtcGCTGATTCCGGAGGAGAGAAGACCACAACAGTCGCCGCAGCATCCACCACTGTCACCACAGAACCTGTGAAGGACGCTGCGGAGAGCGACGCCGGGGACTACATCAAGAAAGCGGAGGGCCTCTTGAACAAGCCGTCTGGCGGCGAAGGACATGGTGGCGGCGGATCTGCCGACTTCATGAAGATGGCTGGAGATTTCTTGCACAAGCCCTCCGGAGGCGGCGGCGAGGAAGGCGGCGCTGCGGGTTTCATGAAGATGGCCGGAGATTTCATGAAGAAATAA